The genomic segment TTGGCGGTAGATCTCCTCGTCACTGAAGATTCGGCGATCTATCAGTCCATTGTCAGGATCCGCCATTCCGCCAATGTCGGTATTAGTGTCGAGGCCCTGAGGGCGTGTCAGCCCGGCGAGGGGCCTCGGATTCTGCGGAGTTGCCATGTATCCTCCGTCCCTACTTTCCTTGTCCTGTCGTGCCACAGAGCTACAGCCGTGTCTGGAGCGACTTTTACCGGGGGAATAGCACCCCCTCAAAGACCACACTCGAGTTCAAGCTGCTGCCTACTGTGCCGAATCAGCTCGACTCCTCTGTCGCGGCCCCTGCATCAACGCTAGGCGGGGTGGCCAACTACCGCGATCTGGTGCCCTTGTGAGCTGATTCATATATTGTGTGCTCAATTATGTGACTGGAGTCAAAATTTTCTAAAGAGCCCGTTCCACCCTCCGGAACGCCGCCAGGCATGTATGGTCGCACCTGGGAACTATTGCTTTTCACACCACTTCACACAGCACCCCCTTAACGTGGGCATGTGAAGAACAAAATGGCACAAAAACTGAAACTGGAGATGAGGGTTGTGCGGAGCTTCCGGTTGCCCGCATCTCCCACACCATTCACACCACATCGTGCGTGCTCTACGCACCCGCAGCAGGAAGGTCGATCACCCAATGACAGGAGAACAGCCCGCCAAGAACACACGCGGAGCAGTGGACAAAGCGATGAGCCTCCTGCGTTGCTTCAGCACGCATGACGCAATGGGAATCGGCCTGAGTGAACTTGCCCGACGCGCTGACCTATCTAAGACAACGACGCACCGCATTCTCGGAACTCTGGTTGATAATGGGGCACTCGAGCGCTCAGGCGACGTGTATCGGCTTGGGCCGTTGTTCTTTGAGCTCATGACCGAACGGGGCAGCAAACATTCCGAGCTTGTGAGCGAACAGCTCACTCCATATCTCGCCGCCCTTTTCGAGCACACCCGGCATACCGTGCATTTGGCCTATCTCGACAGCACAGAGGTGGTGTATGTGAACAAGCTGTTTTCTGCTCGGCGGGTCGATGCCCCTTCCCGCATCGGAGGTCGTGCCCCGGCACACTGCACCGGTGTAGGAAAAGCAATGTTGGCTTTTGATGAAGGCGCAACTGAGACCGTTATAGCCTCAGGCCTGCGCGGATGGACTCCGTTCACAATCACTGATCAAGCCCAGTTGCGGCGTGAACTTTCCACCATTCGCGATACCGGAATAGCTCACGATCGCCAGGAGATAACCCTGGGACTGAGCTGCGTAGCGGCGCCGATCTTCGGGATTCACAACGTGCCTCAAGCCGCGATGAGCGTCTCGGGACCTTCGGAGACCTTCAATCCAAACCGGGTGCTCCCACCCCTGAAAAAGATCTGCTTATCAGCTTCCCGCGTAGTTCAGCAGTGGCAAAGGAAAAACCGCCCGGAGATTTTCGAAGATTAATTCCTAGAACTAGAACGCACAGGCAAGGGGCTAGAGGCCTGCACAGGCGCAGCGTGAAGTGGCTGACATAAAGAATGCGGCTTCCACCTCGCAAACCTCGGCACGTGCACGTTGCGTTCTGAAGGAAGCCGCATCTAACGGAGTTGCTCTTTGACCCCGGTTTAGCTGGCGCGTTTCAAATCCACAGCCACATCGATGATCATATCCTCCTGGCCGCCTACATAACCACGACGACCAACCTCCGCCAAAATGTCCTGGGTAGGTACGCCGTAGCGCTGAGACGCCCGCTCAGCATGGAGCAGGAAGGAGTTGTACACGCCCATTTGGCCCTGCACGATTGAACCGCGATCCATGCTAGGAAGACGATCCACCAGTGGTTTCAATACGTCTTCGGCAGCGTGCAAGATCTCTTTGGTTTTCACGCCAGTCTCAATACCTAGCCGATCGAAGGCCACAGCAAGTACTTCTGTGGGGGAGTTTCCCGCTCCCGCTCCGAGGCCAGCGAGCGATCCATCAATCTGGCTGGCCCCTGCCCGAACCGCTAGAACAGAGTTAGTGACGCCAAAGGACATATTTTGGTGCCCATGGAAGCCCACCTGGGCATCAGAGCCTATCTCCTCTACAAGAGCACGTACCCGCTCCTCTGCTTCTTCCATGATCATCGCGCCGGCTGAATCCACTACGAAAACGCACTGGCAACCCGCGTCCACCATGATTCGTGCTTGTTCAGCAAGCGCCCGAGGCTCCGAACGGTGAGACAACATGAGAAAGCCGCTCGTTTCCAACCCGAGTGCGCGTGCTTCTTGAAAGTGAGAGATCGATACATCAGCCTCAGTGCAGTGAGTTGCCACACGGATGACATCGACGCCACATCGCTGCGCCTCCTTGATGTCATCTACTCGTCCAACCCCAGGCAGCACGAGTGCGCCGATTTTGGCTTTCTTCGCCTCATCCCTTGCCGCCGCGATGAGGTCAAGCTCGTTGACTTTGGAGAAGCCATAATTGAAGGATGAACCGCCCAGGCCATCGCCGTGGGTTACTTCGATCATGTCCACGTGGGCGTCGTCGAGCGCCCGCACGACCGCGCGTACCTGCTCCTCTGTGTACTGGTGACGTACAGAGTGTGAACCGTCACGCAGCGTGGTGTCATTAATCCGAATGCTCATTGGGTGTCGTGTCCTCTCCTAGATCAGGCTCGCCAGTCGTTCACCGGTAGCCACTGCAGCTGCTGTGATGATGTCCAAGTTGCCCGCGTACTCCGGCAAGTAGTCACCGGCTCCGGTTACTTCCAGCAGCACAGTCACTCGCCCCCATCCATTCCATTCCGGGCGCGCCTCATCGAACTGCGGGGTTGCAGTCACGTGGTAGCCCGGAACGTAGGAGCTGACCCGCTCAACCATGCTCTCAATGGAATCGAGAACCTTCTTCTGCAGTTCCCCCTCCACTGCGGCTTCGGCCGGTAGCGAGCAATAGACGGTGTTGCGCATGTTCATCGGAGGATCAACTGGGTTCAGCACGATGATGGCCTTTCCCCGCCGCGCTCCACCTACCTTCTCCAGTGCGGTGGCAGTGGTCTCCACAAACTCGTCAATATTGGCCCGGGTGCCTGGGCCAGCGGATCGTGATGAAATCGACGCAACGATTTCTGCATATTCCACGTCGACCACACTCGATACTGCGGAAACGATGGGCACTGTCGCCTGACCACCGCACGTAATCATGTTGACATTATCTAGGTCTTTGAGGTCATCTAGGTTCACGCTGGGGGAGAAATAGGGCCCCACAGCCGCCGGCGTGAGATCGATCGCCCGAATACCAGCGTCACGGTAGAGCGGCGCGTTTGCGAGGTGAGCGCTCGCGGAGGTGGCTTCGAAGACAATATCCGGTTTTGGTTCCTGCCGAACTAGCCATTCAACGCCTTCAGCCGAAGTGATAAGACCCTTGTCTTTAGCCTTCCTCAAACCTTCTGATTGCGGATCTACTCCAACCATGTACATCGGCTCGATTACCTTAGATTTCAGGAGCTTGTACATGAGGTCAGTGCCGATATTGCCTGGGCCGACGATAGCCGCTGTGATCTTATTGCTCATTTACTTGTGTCCTTTACTAAAAGTGGCCGTCAACGTTCCGTATGTTCCGTAGTCCACATACACGTTTTCTCCGGCGCGCACTGCCGCGGCGCCGCAGAAGCTTCCTGTGAGGATGATTTCCCCTGCTTTCAGTGGAGTGCCCTGCTCTGCAAGCACCCCGGCTAGCCACACCAGCGGCGTCAAAGGGTGTCCCATCACAGCAGCACCCGTACCGACATGTGGTTCGCCATCCCCGACCGTCATCACAGCTTCGACCTCTGGTAGTTGGTCCACAGCAACATCGATAGGCTGAGAGCTGAGAATGACTGCGGCACACGAGGCGTTATCCGCCACCGTATCGACCAGACGGATGTCCCAATCCCGGACACGTGAGTCGATAATTTCGACTGCGAGATATACCTCGTCAACGGCCTCCACCACATCGTCGAAGGTGGTATCCGCTCCCAGATCACGGTTGATTATGAAGGCCAGCTCAGGCTCCACCTTGGGGGCGATGAACCGAGACACGTCGATGTGGTCCCCATCTCGGTACAGCTGTTGATCACTAAAGAATCCAAAATCCGGACTATCCACGCCAAGTTGTTGCTGCATAGCGACCGACGTAAGCCCAATTTTGCGACCGATGATGCTCCGTCCTGCGTCTTTGAGTGCTTTTTCTTGCCACTGCTGAATGGCATAGGCACCTTCTAGATCCAGACCAGCGATCGTGTTTCGCGGCGGCTCAATAGGCACTTTGGTGTCGTAGGCGCGAAGTAAATCAGCCGCTACCCTGTGCTTCTCATCATTCATTTTCGTGCCTATCCTTTCGCCATGATCCCGAAGCCGGCAATGAACTCTTTGATCGGCCTGTAGTACTGGTAGCGAACTTCTGCATCGGGATGTGCTGCTGCAAGTGCCGAAAATGCCGCCACCCAAGTGCGCACTTCATGCGAGGAGTGTCCAGCCTGCTGGTCCATCTCATCCGCGGTGTAGCTGTCAAAGCCTGCTGGATCGTTGGAAGCACAGACTTCCATGAAAGCCGCATCCCACTCCGGGTTGAGGTCCTGAATCGGGGCTTCTCCTTTTGCAAAAGCGACGGCATTGTTGATGACATTTTGCTCGCGAGCCTGCCGAGCCTCTTCTGTCGGATGACGGCCGTTAAGCAGCAACGCCTTTTGCTCCTCTGTAGCCGTGGCCCACTGCGGTACCGGCGGGTCGTGAGACAGCCCGCCCGACGCCATGAACAGCACGCGCTCGTCACGCTGAGCGAAGAAGCGACCCACTGCCTCCCCCATAGCTCGCACACGCTTCATGGAAACGAAGGGGCGTGCCACTCCATTAACGAAAATCGGGATAACGGGAGTGCCTTCGATGTCTCCGTATATGACTTCGAGCGGCTGCACTCCCCCGTGATCGATCTCCATGCGACGAGAGATAGCCACATCAATGTCCTGAGAAATGATGAACTGAGCTAGTTCCTCTGCTAGTTCGGTAGGCACGTTGAGCTGCCCGACCTGGCCTCCCCAGTCTCCCACGCTGACGCACTCGTAGCCCACGCAGTAGGGCGGCATCAGATCATAGAAAAATCCGTTGTAATGATCGGGCCAGAAAAGCACGACCAGATCTGGGTTGTAGGACTTCACGAACTCTCTAGCATGATCGAAAGCGCCGTGGAGCTCGTCGAGCACGTTCCTGGGCGGCTCGAGAACGTTGAGCAATGGACTGTGCGACATCGCAAGTAACTGAGCAGGCATGCTTCTTGCACTCCCCTTTCCTATTAACGTCCTTACGTTTCTGACCACAATATGGTTCAGATCACTAGAGGAGACAGTGCTCGTTCCGATTGGTGGAACAGCCCAACACGGCACGAAAACCAGGGCCGGCCAGCAGAGCCGTTGCTACAATTGCACCATTATCCAGCCCTAACCCCACAACGCGAGGCGAGATGAAGAAGACGATTCGAGTGACCGGCGCAGTGCTCCAACGAGACGGAAAGATCCTTGCTGCCCAGCGTGGTCAAGACAAGAGCCTCGGCGGATTCTGGGAGTTTCCGGGCGGGAAGATCGAAGAGGGAGAAACCCCTGAGCAGTCGCTAGCCCGCGAGCTAAAAGAAGAGCTTCTCATCGACGCCTCCATCGAGGAGCACATCACAACTACTCGTTATGAGTACGATTTCGCAATCATCGAGTTGTCGACGTACGTCTGCAAGCTGCAATCCGGCGAGCCCACCCTGACCGAGCATGAGCAGGTCCGCTGGGTCGGCCCCGAGGGCCTAAAAGAGTTAGAATGGGCTCCCGCCGATATCCCCACCGTCGAGATCCTCGCGACTGCCTAGATGAGCACAAATTCCACATCGCCGCTGTTGGCTGATCTTCAGCACGGCTTCATTGATAAGCACCATCCTGCGCAGGGCGACTGCACCCCTCACCTGATCGATAACCGAGATCCAAACACGATGCTCGCCGCGATCACGCGCGAGATGGAGCGCTGTAACTCTTTTACTTTCTCAGTCGCGTTCATCACCCCGGATGCGCTCGCCCTTCTCAAGCCCTATTTGTTGCGCTTTGAGGGACGAGCAATAATCATTACGTCCACATACCTGGACTTCAATAACCCTGATATGTTTGAGGAGCTATTGCAGCTACCAAACATCGAAGTACGCGTAGTAGATGACCATACCCAGGGGTTCCACGCGAAAGGCTATATCTTCTCTACCGACTTCGGTGTCACCGCCATTGTGGGTAGCGCCAACATGACCCGCCATGCCCTGATGAAGAATCAGGAGTGGAACGTCAAGTTCAGCGCAATGAAGCACGGCGACATCACCTACCAGATCCAGGACGCCGCAAACTACCAGTATTCGATTTCTGTACCTCTCACGGCGGAATGGATTAAGAAATATCGTGCGCACCGCCGGCCTCCCTCTTATCCACGGCATGATCCTCAGCTGCCGTCCCATGAGCGCATTACTCCGAACGCGATGCAGCTTCACGCCCTCGAAGAACTCTCTAAGTTGCATAGCACGGGCGCCAAGAAGGCGCTCATAATCTCTGCCACAGGTACTGGCAAAACGATACTGGCTGCGCTGGCCGTACGTGCAGCGCAGCCACGCCGCTTGCTCTTCTTGGCGCACCGAGAACAAATCGTTCGTAAAGCACAGCAGGAATTTCGCCGGGTTATAGAGGCCGATAATAAGGATTTCTCCGTGTTTCTCGGCGCGAATCGCGATGCTTCGGCCCGTTTCGTCTTCTCTACTGTTCAGACTATGTCTCAGCCGTCGAGCCTCGGTAGTCTCGATCCTGATCACTTCGATTACATCATTATCGACGAGGCTCATCGCTCTGCAGCTTCGTCTTATGAAAAAATCACAAAGCATTTCACGCCGGATTTCCTCCTTGGCCTCACCGCCACACCGGAACGCACAGACGAGAAAAGCGTATATGAGTTTTTCGACTACAACGTGGCATTCGAGATCAGGCTCAGCGACGCCCTCGAGAACAACATGCTGACTCCTTTCGACTACTACGGTGTCGCGGACTATGTCACCGAAAGCGGCGAGACAGTGGATGATTCCACCGAGCTGAAGTACCTCGTTGCCGAGGAACGCGTCGAGCATTTGCTCGAAAAGCTGCGGATCTACGGCCGGGTCCGTAATGTCTGCGGGCTCATCTTCTGCAGCCGGGCTGAGGAAGCACGGGAGCTGTCCCAAAGGCTGAATGAAGCAGAATTGTTTGGACGACGGCTTCGGACCGTAGCGCTCACCTCGGACGATCACCAGAAAGAACGCGAGCGCGCGATTGAACGACTAGAGTCTGGCGAGCTCGACTACATCATCACAGTGGATCTGTTCAACGAGGGCATCGATATCCCTAAGGTCAACCAGATCGTCATGCTCCGTCCAACCCAGTCCGTCATCGTCTTCACCCAGCAACTCGGCCGCGGACTACGTAAATACCCTGAAAAGGACAACCTGCGCGTCATCGACTTCATCGGTAACTACAAAAACAACTTCCTGGTTCCGATGGCTCTACACGGCACAACGCGCCGACGGGACGTTCTCCGGGATGGTACGCGTGGCGCCAAAGCAGTATCTGGGCTAAGCCATATCTCCTTTGACAAGGTTGCCCAGCAGCGAATTCTTGCGGCCATCAACTCTGCGAGCATGGACCATCTCCGCATACTCAAAGAAGACATCGCCGAACTTCACAGCCGCCTCAACGCGGTGCCCACGCTCTATGACTTCGCTCGATTCGATCGAGCGGAGCCAGAAGTTCTTGCGTTGAAGATGAAGAACTATTGGTCGCTGCTCAATTCCACCAAGTTTTGCGATGTCGCGCCCACCGAGGTCCAGGCGGGCATGCTGAACCTGCTCTCCCTGCGAATTCTCAACGGCAAACGACCGCATGAGTCCCTCCTACTTCGGCGACTTATCGACGGTCCTGCAACAAACGAAGAGATAGCCACGCTGTTTGTCGACTACGGCACGACGTCGCACCAAGCCGTCATCGATAGCGCTGTGCGAGTGCTCACGGGCGAATTTGATAGTTGGAAAAAGGATCCACAATTTCCGATAATCGCCCGTGACGCCCACACTCTACGGCTCTCCCAGAACTTCGAAGCCAATTACCGTTCGTCCGCGCTGTTTAAGAAGCATGTGGACGACATCATCACCACAAGCCTCTTCCTCAACAGGGAAAAACACTCTATCGAGGGAAAGATGATCGTGGGCAAGTTGTACAACCGCGAAGACTTTTGCCGTCTCTTTAACTGGAAGCGTAACGAACGCGGCGTAATCAATGGCTACAAGATCGATAAGGACACCAACACCTGCCCGATCTACATCACCCACCACAAGGGTGATGGATTCTCTGAGAGCACGCGTTATGAGGACTACCTCGACTCGGCTGAGTCAATGACCTGGTACACCCGCGGTAACCGCACCTTGAAGAGTAAGGAACTCATTCCGATCATCAACAACTCTGTCGAGCTTCACATGTTTGCGAAACGTGATGACCGGGAGGGCACCGATTTCTTCTACCTTGGTCCGGTGACATCGCGGGACGCCGTTAATGAACGAATGCCCGTCGAAGACCGAAGCATCGATATCGTGCGCATGAAGCTCGATTTCGAAGTTCCTGTCGATCCTGCAGACCTAAGCTACCTGCGCGGCGCCGAGACCTAGGCCCTCACTGCTCTACCAGCACCCACACGTGCCCGTCAGTGACGCGGACGGGATAGGTGCGTACGGCTTCGCTGGCTGGCGGGGTGAGCGCTGCGCCTGTGCGTAGGCAAAAGGCTGCCAGGTGCACGGGGCATTCGACTGTGCAGTCTTCGAGCCAGCCGGCCGCGAGGGAGGCATCTTCATGGGTGCAGGTGTCATCGATGCAGTAGAACTCGCCGTCTGCGGTGTGGAAAAGGGCAATGGGGTCATCAAGGCCGGTGGCATCGGAGTCGAGCACGACCGCGGAGTCGGACTCGATAGCGCTGGCGGGGCCGGCATCCACCCAGCGCCCGGCAGTTGCCTCGTGGTGAGCGCTGCTGGGGTCCTCGTGATTGTCCGTGGCCTCGCTTATCGGTGCGCGTCGGGTTATCCTTCCCCACCACCGCATAGTGGACCCTCCTCTACTGGGGATCGAAGGTGTGCTCTGTGCATCGTTGTTGCCTGTCCCCAACTCTAAACATTGGTGGTTCTCGGCTCGTGTTGCCCCACCCTTCGCTGCCA from the Corynebacterium ciconiae DSM 44920 genome contains:
- a CDS encoding IclR family transcriptional regulator, with product MTGEQPAKNTRGAVDKAMSLLRCFSTHDAMGIGLSELARRADLSKTTTHRILGTLVDNGALERSGDVYRLGPLFFELMTERGSKHSELVSEQLTPYLAALFEHTRHTVHLAYLDSTEVVYVNKLFSARRVDAPSRIGGRAPAHCTGVGKAMLAFDEGATETVIASGLRGWTPFTITDQAQLRRELSTIRDTGIAHDRQEITLGLSCVAAPIFGIHNVPQAAMSVSGPSETFNPNRVLPPLKKICLSASRVVQQWQRKNRPEIFED
- the dmpG gene encoding 4-hydroxy-2-oxovalerate aldolase produces the protein MSIRINDTTLRDGSHSVRHQYTEEQVRAVVRALDDAHVDMIEVTHGDGLGGSSFNYGFSKVNELDLIAAARDEAKKAKIGALVLPGVGRVDDIKEAQRCGVDVIRVATHCTEADVSISHFQEARALGLETSGFLMLSHRSEPRALAEQARIMVDAGCQCVFVVDSAGAMIMEEAEERVRALVEEIGSDAQVGFHGHQNMSFGVTNSVLAVRAGASQIDGSLAGLGAGAGNSPTEVLAVAFDRLGIETGVKTKEILHAAEDVLKPLVDRLPSMDRGSIVQGQMGVYNSFLLHAERASQRYGVPTQDILAEVGRRGYVGGQEDMIIDVAVDLKRAS
- a CDS encoding acetaldehyde dehydrogenase (acetylating), with product MSNKITAAIVGPGNIGTDLMYKLLKSKVIEPMYMVGVDPQSEGLRKAKDKGLITSAEGVEWLVRQEPKPDIVFEATSASAHLANAPLYRDAGIRAIDLTPAAVGPYFSPSVNLDDLKDLDNVNMITCGGQATVPIVSAVSSVVDVEYAEIVASISSRSAGPGTRANIDEFVETTATALEKVGGARRGKAIIVLNPVDPPMNMRNTVYCSLPAEAAVEGELQKKVLDSIESMVERVSSYVPGYHVTATPQFDEARPEWNGWGRVTVLLEVTGAGDYLPEYAGNLDIITAAAVATGERLASLI
- a CDS encoding 2-keto-4-pentenoate hydratase, translating into MNDEKHRVAADLLRAYDTKVPIEPPRNTIAGLDLEGAYAIQQWQEKALKDAGRSIIGRKIGLTSVAMQQQLGVDSPDFGFFSDQQLYRDGDHIDVSRFIAPKVEPELAFIINRDLGADTTFDDVVEAVDEVYLAVEIIDSRVRDWDIRLVDTVADNASCAAVILSSQPIDVAVDQLPEVEAVMTVGDGEPHVGTGAAVMGHPLTPLVWLAGVLAEQGTPLKAGEIILTGSFCGAAAVRAGENVYVDYGTYGTLTATFSKGHK
- a CDS encoding 3-carboxyethylcatechol 2,3-dioxygenase; amino-acid sequence: MPAQLLAMSHSPLLNVLEPPRNVLDELHGAFDHAREFVKSYNPDLVVLFWPDHYNGFFYDLMPPYCVGYECVSVGDWGGQVGQLNVPTELAEELAQFIISQDIDVAISRRMEIDHGGVQPLEVIYGDIEGTPVIPIFVNGVARPFVSMKRVRAMGEAVGRFFAQRDERVLFMASGGLSHDPPVPQWATATEEQKALLLNGRHPTEEARQAREQNVINNAVAFAKGEAPIQDLNPEWDAAFMEVCASNDPAGFDSYTADEMDQQAGHSSHEVRTWVAAFSALAAAHPDAEVRYQYYRPIKEFIAGFGIMAKG
- a CDS encoding (deoxy)nucleoside triphosphate pyrophosphohydrolase produces the protein MKKTIRVTGAVLQRDGKILAAQRGQDKSLGGFWEFPGGKIEEGETPEQSLARELKEELLIDASIEEHITTTRYEYDFAIIELSTYVCKLQSGEPTLTEHEQVRWVGPEGLKELEWAPADIPTVEILATA
- a CDS encoding DEAD/DEAH box helicase, with amino-acid sequence MSTNSTSPLLADLQHGFIDKHHPAQGDCTPHLIDNRDPNTMLAAITREMERCNSFTFSVAFITPDALALLKPYLLRFEGRAIIITSTYLDFNNPDMFEELLQLPNIEVRVVDDHTQGFHAKGYIFSTDFGVTAIVGSANMTRHALMKNQEWNVKFSAMKHGDITYQIQDAANYQYSISVPLTAEWIKKYRAHRRPPSYPRHDPQLPSHERITPNAMQLHALEELSKLHSTGAKKALIISATGTGKTILAALAVRAAQPRRLLFLAHREQIVRKAQQEFRRVIEADNKDFSVFLGANRDASARFVFSTVQTMSQPSSLGSLDPDHFDYIIIDEAHRSAASSYEKITKHFTPDFLLGLTATPERTDEKSVYEFFDYNVAFEIRLSDALENNMLTPFDYYGVADYVTESGETVDDSTELKYLVAEERVEHLLEKLRIYGRVRNVCGLIFCSRAEEARELSQRLNEAELFGRRLRTVALTSDDHQKERERAIERLESGELDYIITVDLFNEGIDIPKVNQIVMLRPTQSVIVFTQQLGRGLRKYPEKDNLRVIDFIGNYKNNFLVPMALHGTTRRRDVLRDGTRGAKAVSGLSHISFDKVAQQRILAAINSASMDHLRILKEDIAELHSRLNAVPTLYDFARFDRAEPEVLALKMKNYWSLLNSTKFCDVAPTEVQAGMLNLLSLRILNGKRPHESLLLRRLIDGPATNEEIATLFVDYGTTSHQAVIDSAVRVLTGEFDSWKKDPQFPIIARDAHTLRLSQNFEANYRSSALFKKHVDDIITTSLFLNREKHSIEGKMIVGKLYNREDFCRLFNWKRNERGVINGYKIDKDTNTCPIYITHHKGDGFSESTRYEDYLDSAESMTWYTRGNRTLKSKELIPIINNSVELHMFAKRDDREGTDFFYLGPVTSRDAVNERMPVEDRSIDIVRMKLDFEVPVDPADLSYLRGAET
- a CDS encoding bifunctional 3-phenylpropionate/cinnamic acid dioxygenase ferredoxin subunit, whose translation is MRWWGRITRRAPISEATDNHEDPSSAHHEATAGRWVDAGPASAIESDSAVVLDSDATGLDDPIALFHTADGEFYCIDDTCTHEDASLAAGWLEDCTVECPVHLAAFCLRTGAALTPPASEAVRTYPVRVTDGHVWVLVEQ